A genomic stretch from Acidimicrobiales bacterium includes:
- a CDS encoding AI-2E family transporter yields MDEALVPEPRDPARAAAAFVERSGRVAWGLVGLCLAAAIVLTVLAVASAVVLPLFLAVVLAMLFRPATRWLQGHRVPRPLAAGVVVVVLVVLSLAFVWMVTVGIIREVDELKAQVERAVAELDLDASVGDTVTSSAESVEPTVTTGVVGAVVSGIDMLAELIAGIVLGLLILYYLLKDGRSFLRSVERRMLPERAVQLDLLVADSTALMRRYWLGRTVVSAVVAGVVGLAAVAMGLPMVPTLMAVTFVGGYIPYIGAFIGGLLAVIVAVAENGLGAGVVMLLVVLVANLLIENMVDPHVTGRTLRIHPLVVLLVTTAGGILGGLIGLMMAVPMTLIAVRAARSFRVALGPGAVVGVRPAEGEDRPGEPSPATGAS; encoded by the coding sequence GAGCGCAGCGGCCGGGTGGCATGGGGACTCGTCGGCCTGTGCCTCGCCGCCGCCATCGTGCTCACCGTGCTGGCGGTGGCCAGCGCAGTCGTGCTGCCGCTCTTCCTCGCAGTGGTGCTCGCGATGCTGTTCCGTCCGGCCACCCGTTGGCTGCAGGGCCACCGCGTCCCGAGACCGCTGGCGGCCGGCGTCGTCGTGGTCGTGCTGGTGGTGCTCTCGCTGGCGTTCGTGTGGATGGTGACGGTGGGCATCATCCGCGAGGTCGACGAGCTGAAGGCCCAGGTGGAGCGCGCCGTGGCCGAGCTCGACCTCGACGCGTCGGTGGGAGACACGGTCACGAGCTCGGCCGAGAGCGTCGAGCCCACTGTCACGACCGGTGTGGTCGGCGCGGTGGTCTCCGGCATCGACATGCTGGCCGAGCTCATCGCCGGGATCGTCCTCGGTCTCCTCATCCTCTACTACCTGCTGAAGGACGGGCGGTCGTTCCTCCGCTCGGTGGAGCGACGGATGCTGCCCGAACGGGCGGTCCAGCTCGATCTCCTCGTCGCCGACTCGACGGCGCTCATGCGGCGCTACTGGCTGGGCCGAACTGTCGTGTCCGCCGTCGTGGCCGGTGTCGTCGGCCTCGCTGCCGTCGCCATGGGGCTGCCGATGGTGCCGACCCTCATGGCAGTGACGTTCGTCGGCGGCTACATCCCGTACATCGGGGCGTTCATCGGCGGCCTGCTCGCCGTCATCGTGGCTGTCGCGGAGAACGGTCTCGGTGCAGGCGTGGTCATGCTCCTCGTCGTCCTGGTCGCCAACCTCCTCATCGAGAACATGGTCGACCCGCACGTGACCGGCCGGACGCTGCGGATCCACCCGCTCGTGGTGCTCCTGGTCACCACGGCCGGCGGCATCCTGGGTGGCCTGATCGGGCTGATGATGGCCGTCCCGATGACCCTCATCGCGGTGCGGGCGGCCCGGTCATTCCGGGTGGCGCTCGGGCCCGGAGCGGTCGTCGGCGTCCGACCTGCGGAGGGGGAGGATCGGCCGGGCGAACCATCACCGGCGACCGGCGCGTCCTGA
- a CDS encoding LuxR C-terminal-related transcriptional regulator: MTQADGSRGPGPGAWAPPRPAGDLVVRGTVLDRLSAPGVRVAVITAPAGYGKTSHAAAWLASDDRPVAWIDVGIGHDDAPVLARELVDALATVTDIDFSSLSAGPLTPDQYSTQFAAALGRAVRSSTVPFVLVVDDVHRLSDLTALDLLSAVVADVPAGSVVVLVGRACPLEHLGRLRVGRAVVEIGASELGLDPDEVGAVLAGMGVPVSATLLDDVVSRTEGWPVGVRLAGLASIAPPGEEADGGPISGREISVAEYLESEWLWGLTADEREVLTYVSPLEWLSGPLCNQVLDRNDAGEVLHGVFRDRLLLIPLDRRGEAYRMHGLLRDALQAQFERTDAAGSRRVHLRASAWFEAAGDVDRAVHHAVAAGDVDLAERLVVAWSPAAYANGHYTTVRRWIDSIPRERVVESAALCLCAALTAMGRTDAAELGVWLRLGEHADHSDEMSRLGLRYLRSTTNIGPVRPALEDAAVAYAGLPPGIWHAGSCLAYGVWSWTLDTGDPVAILAEGAEEASVLGAPVAEAYCTAMSALIAHAEGDPERAWALGARAHSIAADHGLLDAPGMAIVSSVQALHCASTGDQAAAREAWQRSRTQLAQLKDLSGWANVQARVALARASLLLGDRAGAETVLVEARGFLVRQPDAVRAISQVDEVSELVAQMKHQVPGGSSSLTTAELRVLHYLPTNLTLAAIGSRLFISRYTVKTHCEAIYRKLDASSRAEAVDTARRLGLLTGQPADD, from the coding sequence ATGACGCAGGCCGATGGGAGCAGGGGGCCCGGTCCCGGTGCGTGGGCGCCGCCGCGCCCGGCCGGCGACCTGGTCGTGCGCGGAACGGTGCTCGATCGGCTCTCTGCCCCAGGAGTTCGGGTCGCCGTCATCACGGCGCCGGCCGGCTACGGGAAGACGTCTCACGCGGCCGCCTGGCTGGCGTCCGACGATCGGCCCGTCGCGTGGATCGACGTCGGGATCGGTCACGACGACGCGCCGGTGCTGGCCCGCGAGCTCGTCGATGCCCTGGCCACGGTCACCGACATCGACTTCTCGTCGCTCTCCGCCGGCCCTCTGACGCCCGACCAGTACTCCACGCAGTTCGCGGCCGCGCTGGGTCGCGCGGTCCGCAGTAGCACCGTGCCGTTCGTGCTCGTCGTCGACGACGTGCACCGTCTGAGCGACCTGACGGCGCTCGACCTGCTCTCGGCGGTCGTGGCCGACGTGCCCGCCGGGTCGGTCGTGGTGCTGGTCGGTCGCGCCTGCCCGCTCGAGCACCTCGGGCGGCTCAGGGTCGGTCGGGCGGTGGTGGAGATCGGGGCGAGCGAGCTCGGTCTCGATCCCGACGAGGTGGGGGCGGTCCTCGCCGGCATGGGCGTCCCGGTCAGCGCCACGCTGCTCGACGACGTGGTCTCCCGGACCGAGGGCTGGCCGGTCGGGGTGCGTCTGGCCGGCCTTGCCTCGATCGCCCCGCCGGGGGAGGAGGCGGACGGAGGCCCGATCAGCGGCCGGGAGATCTCGGTGGCCGAGTACCTGGAGTCGGAGTGGCTGTGGGGGTTGACCGCCGACGAGCGTGAGGTGCTGACCTACGTGAGTCCGCTCGAGTGGCTGTCGGGGCCGCTGTGCAACCAGGTGCTCGACCGCAACGACGCGGGGGAGGTGCTCCATGGCGTCTTCCGTGACCGGCTGCTCCTGATCCCGCTCGACCGTCGCGGCGAGGCCTACCGGATGCACGGTTTGCTCCGCGACGCTCTGCAGGCGCAGTTCGAGCGCACCGACGCGGCGGGGAGCCGCCGGGTGCACCTGCGGGCGAGCGCGTGGTTCGAGGCGGCCGGCGACGTCGACCGGGCCGTGCACCACGCGGTGGCGGCTGGGGACGTCGATCTCGCCGAGCGGCTGGTCGTGGCGTGGTCGCCGGCCGCGTACGCGAACGGGCACTACACGACGGTCCGGCGGTGGATCGACTCGATCCCCCGTGAGAGGGTCGTGGAGAGCGCGGCGCTGTGCCTCTGCGCGGCGCTGACCGCGATGGGTCGCACGGACGCCGCCGAGCTCGGCGTGTGGCTCCGCCTCGGGGAGCATGCCGACCATTCCGACGAGATGTCCCGGCTCGGCCTCCGCTATCTGCGCTCGACGACGAACATCGGTCCTGTCCGGCCTGCGCTCGAAGACGCCGCGGTGGCCTATGCCGGTCTACCGCCGGGGATCTGGCACGCCGGCTCCTGCCTCGCCTACGGCGTCTGGTCGTGGACGCTCGACACCGGCGACCCTGTCGCCATCCTCGCCGAGGGCGCCGAGGAGGCCTCGGTGCTGGGGGCGCCGGTGGCGGAGGCGTACTGCACGGCGATGTCCGCGCTGATCGCCCACGCCGAGGGCGACCCCGAACGCGCCTGGGCCCTCGGCGCCCGGGCCCACAGCATCGCCGCCGATCACGGGCTCCTCGACGCCCCGGGGATGGCGATCGTCAGCTCCGTCCAGGCGCTGCACTGCGCCAGCACGGGCGACCAGGCGGCGGCCCGCGAGGCCTGGCAACGCTCCCGCACCCAGCTGGCGCAGCTCAAGGACCTCTCCGGATGGGCCAACGTGCAGGCCCGGGTGGCGCTGGCCCGTGCCAGCCTGCTTCTCGGCGACCGCGCGGGTGCCGAGACGGTGCTGGTGGAGGCGCGGGGCTTCCTGGTGCGCCAGCCCGACGCGGTGCGGGCGATCAGCCAGGTCGACGAGGTCAGCGAGCTCGTGGCTCAGATGAAGCACCAGGTGCCGGGAGGCTCGTCGTCGCTGACGACGGCCGAGCTGCGGGTGCTGCACTACCTGCCGACCAACCTCACCCTCGCCGCCATCGGATCCCGTCTCTTCATCTCCCGCTACACCGTCAAGACCCACTGCGAGGCGATCTACCGGAAGCTCGATGCCTCGTCGAGGGCCGAGGCGGTCGACACGGCGCGCCGCCTCGGGCTCCTCACCGGTCAGCCAGCAGACGACTGA
- a CDS encoding DUF389 domain-containing protein gives MLRLDCFVPPELVGASQSRLGTIEGVRHVWVGSSTTGGLVLLSAEIEVSAADAAIEHLAELGIASEDLTLWRVPGIQPLGWVRRVRSTDSGAQVWAEIVGRADEHAQLAMSYLVFMSAAGVIAGIGVLTASAVLLVGAMAISPDLLPISATAIGMVERRPGLALRSLRVLMVGLGTAALAAYVATVLLRLFGQVSDDLILAETTMGEALTHIGPGSLMVAAAAGVAGMLAFERPGGAAVGVAISVTTIPAAAYVGAALGMGRDDPMWGALMVLLSNVAVLLVAGSATLALQRRARRRGRR, from the coding sequence GTGCTGCGTCTCGACTGCTTCGTGCCTCCCGAGCTCGTCGGAGCCAGCCAGTCCCGACTCGGGACGATCGAGGGCGTCCGCCACGTGTGGGTCGGCTCCTCCACGACCGGCGGGCTGGTCCTGCTGTCGGCCGAGATCGAGGTGTCGGCGGCCGACGCCGCCATCGAGCACCTGGCCGAGCTCGGCATCGCGTCGGAGGACCTCACGCTGTGGCGGGTGCCGGGCATCCAGCCGCTCGGCTGGGTGCGGCGTGTCCGGTCGACCGACTCGGGGGCCCAGGTGTGGGCCGAGATCGTGGGGCGGGCCGACGAGCACGCCCAGCTCGCCATGAGCTACCTCGTCTTCATGTCCGCCGCCGGGGTCATCGCCGGGATCGGCGTGCTCACCGCGTCGGCCGTGCTCCTCGTGGGGGCCATGGCGATCAGCCCCGACCTGCTGCCGATCTCGGCCACGGCCATCGGCATGGTCGAGCGGCGCCCCGGCCTCGCCCTCCGCTCCCTGCGCGTGCTGATGGTCGGGCTCGGCACCGCGGCGCTGGCGGCCTACGTGGCGACGGTCCTCCTGAGGCTGTTCGGGCAGGTCTCCGACGACCTGATCCTGGCCGAGACCACGATGGGCGAGGCGCTCACCCACATCGGCCCAGGGAGCCTGATGGTGGCTGCCGCCGCCGGTGTGGCCGGGATGCTGGCCTTCGAGCGCCCCGGCGGTGCTGCGGTCGGCGTGGCGATCTCGGTCACGACCATCCCCGCCGCGGCCTACGTCGGGGCGGCGCTCGGGATGGGTCGGGACGACCCGATGTGGGGGGCTCTGATGGTGCTTCTCTCCAACGTCGCGGTGCTCCTCGTCGCTGGCTCGGCCACCCTGGCGCTCCAACGGCGGGCGCGTCGACGCGGTCGCCGGTGA
- a CDS encoding MBL fold metallo-hydrolase gives MASEINELTQLAHEGSALPLTTTPVVGKPSRAYPDLLVPGAEPVGSEEIRVTVLGSGDPFVKKSQASASLLIEVGNPEQDFFFFDLGSGALANFDGLGLPVTATTKVFLSHLHADHVGDMPTLLWSLSKGGRRDPVEVWGPAGEEEHLGTHAYAHHLEAAHAWDMKSLSGHPGQSGARAITTEVPYDRPEVVYQRNGVTVTSFPVIHIHNGAVGYRLDYAGRSVVFSGDTRPCRYLVEACDGVDLLIHETFPTAEVFSQKSGAPLALAELIVNGAHTSPAMAGMVFEKAGARMSAMWHLAVDHQTVGPVFSEVRAGYDGPVVISQDLTVFDISADAVVARQRTTDPFAWPIVGPTVVQGPPMSAPLDPPAWWTNALLTD, from the coding sequence ATGGCGAGCGAGATCAACGAGCTCACGCAGCTGGCCCACGAGGGGAGTGCGCTCCCGCTCACCACCACCCCGGTGGTCGGGAAGCCGTCGCGCGCCTATCCGGACCTCCTGGTGCCCGGGGCCGAGCCGGTGGGGTCCGAGGAGATCAGGGTGACCGTGCTGGGCAGCGGTGATCCGTTCGTGAAGAAGAGCCAGGCATCGGCCTCGCTGCTGATCGAGGTGGGCAACCCCGAGCAGGACTTCTTCTTCTTCGACCTCGGGTCGGGGGCACTCGCCAACTTCGACGGCCTGGGCCTGCCGGTCACCGCGACCACCAAGGTCTTCCTGTCCCACCTCCACGCCGACCACGTCGGCGACATGCCCACGTTGCTGTGGAGCCTGTCCAAGGGCGGGCGGCGCGACCCCGTGGAGGTGTGGGGACCGGCCGGCGAGGAGGAGCACCTCGGCACCCACGCCTACGCCCACCACCTCGAGGCCGCGCACGCCTGGGACATGAAGTCGCTGTCCGGCCACCCCGGCCAGTCGGGGGCCCGTGCCATCACCACCGAAGTGCCCTACGACCGACCCGAGGTCGTCTACCAGCGCAACGGCGTGACCGTGACCTCGTTCCCGGTGATCCACATCCACAATGGCGCGGTCGGCTACCGGCTCGACTACGCCGGGCGCAGCGTCGTGTTCTCCGGCGACACCCGGCCGTGCCGGTACCTGGTCGAGGCCTGCGACGGCGTTGACCTCCTGATCCACGAGACCTTTCCGACCGCGGAGGTCTTCTCCCAGAAGTCGGGAGCGCCGCTCGCGCTGGCCGAGCTGATCGTCAACGGCGCCCACACCAGCCCGGCCATGGCCGGCATGGTCTTCGAGAAGGCAGGCGCCCGGATGTCGGCGATGTGGCACCTCGCAGTCGACCACCAGACCGTCGGGCCGGTGTTCTCCGAGGTGCGCGCCGGCTACGACGGGCCGGTGGTGATCAGCCAGGACCTCACCGTGTTCGACATCAGCGCCGACGCGGTCGTCGCCCGCCAGCGCACCACCGACCCCTTCGCCTGGCCGATCGTGGGGCCGACCGTCGTGCAGGGCCCGCCGATGTCGGCACCCCTCGACCCGCCCGCGTGGTGGACGAACGCCCTGCTCACCGACTGA
- a CDS encoding SulP family inorganic anion transporter, which yields MDPGRVLRSMASSMPRPGAVVLPGPRARIVTQVFAGVTLAALALPLNIGYAEAAGLPAIVGINAALLPILAFALFSGSRQLVLGPDATVAALLAGLLPAVAAESGAMPVELALGVAMLTGIILIVLWLVKAGTLVRFISKSVLVGFLAGLGIEILTSQVEKILNVSVDTGGWFTDVVEIVKSIPEASVTSVVVGVTTIAVIRLCQRFIPKLPGPLIALVLVGGAVYLLDPGGVKLLGEIPSGLPSLSFPSLDPSTWAQLFGTALAIAVLTVAEGLLVASTAARRHHDELEVNGELVAMGVANIAAAVSSGMPIGASSSRTASTEAAGGRSQLPAIVSVLIVGAIALWFTDVVAEIPTAALAGLVANAVLSVIDVRAFRTFAHVRRSELLIAVGCTLAVLVLGPIGGLVLATVATMVDMVRRTAGSPWVTLEPPEGDWEMERFAAVADPDSVPDDLVGVTFVRLTGPLFFANADTFRDRVAEGATGDVRWVLLDFESVTDVDPTASEALADSVEAVRDRGKVIGIARASAPVRRLLDLYGITETIGTDHLYTTNREALAAYLADDRAQP from the coding sequence ATGGACCCAGGTCGAGTGCTGCGGTCGATGGCGAGCTCAATGCCCCGACCGGGCGCGGTGGTCCTCCCCGGTCCCCGCGCCCGCATCGTCACGCAGGTCTTCGCCGGGGTGACCCTCGCCGCCCTCGCCCTCCCGCTCAACATCGGGTACGCCGAGGCGGCCGGCCTGCCGGCGATCGTCGGCATCAACGCCGCGCTGCTCCCGATCCTCGCGTTCGCCCTCTTCTCCGGATCCCGCCAGCTGGTGCTCGGGCCGGATGCCACCGTCGCCGCCCTCCTCGCCGGCCTGCTCCCTGCTGTCGCGGCCGAGAGCGGGGCGATGCCGGTCGAGCTCGCACTCGGCGTAGCGATGCTGACCGGCATCATCCTCATCGTGCTGTGGCTGGTGAAGGCCGGCACCCTGGTGCGGTTCATCTCGAAGTCGGTGCTGGTCGGGTTCCTCGCCGGCCTGGGCATCGAGATCCTCACGTCGCAGGTCGAGAAGATCCTCAACGTCAGCGTCGACACCGGCGGGTGGTTCACCGACGTCGTCGAGATCGTGAAGAGCATTCCGGAGGCCTCCGTCACCAGCGTCGTGGTGGGCGTGACGACGATCGCCGTCATCCGCCTCTGCCAGCGGTTCATCCCGAAGCTCCCGGGGCCGCTGATCGCGCTGGTCCTCGTCGGGGGCGCGGTCTACCTGCTCGACCCGGGTGGGGTGAAGCTCCTGGGTGAGATCCCGTCGGGCCTGCCGTCGCTCTCGTTCCCGTCGCTCGACCCCTCGACATGGGCCCAACTGTTCGGCACCGCGCTCGCCATCGCCGTGCTCACCGTCGCCGAGGGACTGCTCGTCGCCAGCACCGCGGCCCGGCGTCACCACGACGAGCTCGAGGTCAACGGTGAGCTGGTGGCCATGGGCGTCGCCAACATCGCCGCGGCGGTGAGCTCGGGCATGCCGATCGGCGCCAGCTCCTCTCGAACCGCATCGACCGAGGCGGCCGGGGGTCGCTCGCAGCTGCCTGCCATCGTCAGCGTGCTCATCGTCGGCGCCATCGCCTTGTGGTTCACCGACGTGGTCGCCGAGATCCCGACCGCGGCCCTGGCCGGGCTCGTCGCCAACGCCGTCCTCTCGGTCATCGACGTCCGTGCGTTCCGCACCTTCGCCCACGTCCGCCGCAGCGAGCTGCTCATCGCGGTGGGGTGCACCCTCGCGGTGCTCGTCCTCGGCCCGATCGGCGGACTCGTGCTGGCGACGGTTGCCACCATGGTCGACATGGTGCGCCGCACGGCCGGCTCCCCGTGGGTGACGCTCGAGCCGCCCGAGGGGGACTGGGAGATGGAGCGGTTCGCCGCCGTGGCGGACCCTGACTCCGTCCCCGACGACCTGGTCGGAGTCACCTTCGTGCGGCTCACCGGTCCGCTCTTCTTCGCCAACGCCGACACGTTCAGGGACCGCGTGGCCGAGGGGGCCACCGGTGACGTGCGATGGGTGCTGCTCGACTTCGAGTCCGTGACCGACGTCGACCCCACGGCCTCGGAAGCGCTCGCCGACTCGGTCGAGGCGGTCCGCGACCGCGGCAAGGTCATCGGCATCGCCCGCGCGTCTGCACCCGTCCGCCGCCTGCTCGATCTCTACGGGATCACCGAGACGATCGGCACCGATCACCTCTACACCACCAACCGGGAAGCGTTGGCCGCCTATCTCGCCGACGATCGGGCGCAGCCGTAG